Below is a window of Ctenopharyngodon idella isolate HZGC_01 chromosome 7, HZGC01, whole genome shotgun sequence DNA.
TGACCCCCTAATAACTGCATTAAGGACCATTGATGTTTATAAATGGACAAACTGATCTTGCACTGTTTAGTTATGGCTCTCCATTGCCAAACACACTGAAAATAGTTCTgtggtagtgtgtgtgtttgcatgtgtatCTCTTCCTCCTTTGTTCTTCATAGCCCCTCTTGCAGGTGGCAATTGAAGTATCTCTGTCCTGCTCTTCCTCTGCCTCTCGAGCGAGGCACGCGCACATATGCGCACAGAGCAGAACAACATCCCGCAGTGTAATGAAGACAGATAAGAGAAAACCACTACATTTCCCTCTTTTTTTAGTTGGCAGAGTGGAAGGACAAAATAAATAGAGGCAGAAGGAGAGAGGAAAAGACAGATAAAGCAGCAGGGGAGAGAGTCAGGCTCTCTAAAGTATCTGCTCCAGTTCTGCTGCATTTCAGCTAAAATATAATACCTGTGAAAGGTGAAgctttttttcagtgttaaatGCATTCTTCTTTTCTGCTTTGTGTGGTAGAGCTcagcaaatatatattttatactagATAGCTTAAATATTATATCTTAAGTATTGTAGTAACATACAAatattgtgtgtttatatataaattatatatcgGTATAGGTCTGAAATGCCTTGGAGTCAGAGAACTATCAATTCCATCAAACAGCCATTGTCGCAAAGTAGATTCAGTAAGAAATTCTGTTTTTCACAAAATGAAGACAAGGAAGAATATTTAATACATggtaataaacaacatttaccTAAATATAGTGTTATTTAAACTTTTACTCTACAGTCTTAAGACTGCATTTATGtagtaaaaacaatattttgagatattacaatttaaaatgaccttTCTATTTGTGAATCAGTTCAGACTGTCTATTTAGGTGAATTGATTCAAAACACACATTCATTAGCATAATCACttaaaaatgttcagttttttaagaaattaatacttttattcagcaacccaccaaaatgacagtaaagacttttacattgttgcaaaagatttctagttaaaaaaagatttctgtttcaaataaatgcttttcttttgaatgttctattcataaaatgaaagcatattagaatgatttctgaacgatcaaaaattaaaaaaaaaatccagatttgccatcacagaaataggtttaattttaaaatatattaataatgaatcAAACTTCCCCATTGTGATGCTGCTTTTACTGACATTTTAAACAGAtgctataaaaatatttaataatattaatacttatGACTCATGACACAAGGACTAAGCTAATAACTCTTTGTTCAAACCTAAACTGTGTCCAAACAATAGCATAAATacagttattttgtttaaatactgTGTGAAAGTGTGCATTATGCTATGATACACATTTCAAATATTAGTATGCTTGAAAAAGGTCAGGTCAAGTCAAGCACATTGCGGGCCACATCACCCAGCGCAGTGTTTTCTGTTGTACATACCaaattttggcaaatgtaactAGGTCGTCTTTGGTATTTTATGCAGTTAAGCTGATATTTTTCTGTTCAATTTTCTACAGTGGCCCTGTGACACCAACTTCTCCAAACACACCTACCAGCCCAGAGAGCCCTGCACTACCAGTGTTGCCGCCCAGCACAGCCAAACACACCTGCAACCACCTGCACACCATTGGAGGAGTCGGAGGACATAAGAATATCTGCAACCGCTGCAACCAGAAAAAATGGCCTCTGATGAGACGCTCGTCCAGCAAGAAACTGGACAGACGCAGTTACATAGGAGAGATCACCTGTGCTGTCTGTGGGCAGGTGTGTTTTACATACAGAAACACGCTTATATATGCAGAATTACATACAAGGCATGAGTCAGTTTTAGTGACTCTAATAAATAACAGGTCTTTTTAtgatgtatatgtatatttttatacaataaaGTAGATATTTATTGTGAATATTTCAGTCATGATaaatagttttagcatgttaatagatatgacaatgttaatgtatttggtcttggcggactagatctgctacactttTAGTTGACCATTAGGGGGCAGGTCTACATAAATCCCATTgtagatctaggcaggtggagctgggggaggtggagggtttcagaggaactctgatagcgCACCGCAGGACCAGCTTACAGCAAAcgctgaaccagactatttaaatgctGCAGAATCAACAGAGGCCAATTTGCTTGTGCCATGCAGTAAATGATGTGATTGCTAACAGATTGCATATAATGCCTTTACattcagcctgtgccatctggAGTTTCATGGCGAAACTAGATATTTAATGTGTATTTGTTGAATATCTGTCGGTTACACTTTTGAAGGACTGTCTATTCTTTGATTTAGTCTGctcctttgtttaaaaaaaaaaaaaaaaaaaaaaaaaaattaatgttggtCTATACATCTACATCATCACTGTGCACAAAGCAGGTCCATATCGAAATGCTTTACTGAGCCTGGTgaaaaaaaagaactggactggcCCTGGATCAATGTGCTTAATGGTGTTCAGGTCTGGGCTTTGTGcggagactgctctcattacaTCCTCCTTTCTCTAGATTCCGGGTGACAAAGTGTGACCCCAAAGCGGCCCGGGATAGACGGACATTGCTGATCACTGAGCCCAATGGTAGTGTCCCTGCTTCACCTGCTACCGCTGACCCCCCTGAACGCAGCACACCACCACAGTCACAGGTGAGAGGCTTTAGTGGAGAAGAAAACATACTTTTCCTCAGGATGGTCTGTCATTCCTAAGGCTGTGTGTCCACCAAAAAGATTTTTCCTAAAGCCAgggtatttttttgttttcaactGCCTCCAAAGAGAGcgctatatatttaaaaatggcaTCAGCGTGACAAGCTACATAAAACGCAGCACTTGTCACAGTCACGTTTTACCCAGTCATCCAATAACAGtagaggaggggcgggacaaataccacTCTGACCAACCACCACATCCTACTTGCACAACGACTAAACAACAATGGAGCAAAAGTTAATATTGCTGCTGTCTTTGCCACATCATTACACTaccataatatttatatgaaaaataatccTTGGAGGAGTGTTTAGTTTACTGCCACCTAAACACTGTACCTCCAAAGCTTCTCAAGTGCCAACAGCTGGCTAAAAACACTTTGATGGACACACAGCCTAAAGTTGCAGCCACATTTAGTGTTGTTCTGCAAATTTTCGTGGGAAAAATCCAGTCacttcaataggaatccacgtGGTCGGGAGGGTGAAAGATTTCCCCTTTCAGACACTGCAGCGGGTTCAAATTGGTCATGCGTATCTGGCACGTTTAtgaacagaaagctgcttggctTGAAAGTTATGATACACTACATACGTCACTACATTattgacaatggacctttttgcCTATGAAATTTTGCAgaaatttcactaatgtgaccgcaccttaatGCACATTAAGCAAACTCTCCATAGTTTATATCAAGTGAAATTTTTATCCTTGTTTTGTGTGTTGTTTATCTTTAGGAAAAAGGAGACACTGCAAAGTGACATCTGTTTGGTTCCAGCTGCATCTTAGGcgacattttaaaaagattttaatcCAGAAGTCACACTTCGAAAGAGGAATTTAGAGAGGAGAAACGCCTCAAACTGATGATGATAGTTCTGATAATGGAGGAGGAAAAGAGGATGATGGATGCAAACCCTCCTATCCGTCATGTGACGAGTCAATCGTGGAAAGACAGCAGATGCCGTTTTATATACATTAACCTGTCACCATGCCAACCCACCTTTCTCAAACATCCTTACATCATTATCAGTGGTGGATGGCATAATTTGTGCTTGTTAATGGCTATGAACATGTCAATGGTTAATCCAACCTGGCGCCGAAGTGAAATATCTTCTCTATGTGCCTCTCTGGGCTATTTCCAGGAAGTGGGAAGTTTTGTTcgaaatgttctttttttttttttttttttaattgcaagcTGTGATAAACACGGAAATACAGAGCCATGAAATGTCTCGCTGGTTACAATCCAGACCAAACTTTGTTCTTAACCTGTCATCGTCTTAAATGGACTGGGCTTCCATCTCTTCACTAAATACACCTTTTcaccttttgttttttgttttttaacgaCTTAAATTGTTCTGAAAACCATTTTTCTGTAAATCAATGAAATTGCATGTTTATTAGATTGATTTATTAACCTTAGCGCACCTTAACTGACTGGAAGTTTGCTTGGCGATGTTTGGATTAGTCTGGGTTTAGAGCACTGCGATCATTTCACTAGTCTGCCGAGCACTCAACGGTTTAGAAATGTTAAACATTCTTAGTTACATGATTCGGTATAGCTTGCATGTGTCCACGTCATTCAGACGCTCTCTCAAGTCTATAGCTCAGAAATTAATATAATGTCAGGCATATACAATAGATAAGACTGTATCCTTCACTATATTtaacattattgttattgttaaaaaaacaaactgtgtggtacctcaaaaaaaaaaaaaaaaaagagagtgtCCTTGCTTTAGTGCCAACCATAggcaaaaaggacaaaataagGGACTTTTAATAGTTCTGAGCATTTTAACTCAAACTAATTTCCAATAaatatattgaattttttttaatgtattttgccttttattaatattttcattattttgataTTGTGCCAGTGTTTATGTTTTGCCTTATGTACCCATGATAATAATATGCCCATAGCCTTCCTGttcaaattttagttttaggtaTTCAGACAgaaattatattaacattaaatctTAACGTGTACAGAAATGGTCACTTCAAGTACCGTTACTTCTGAAACCGACAAGAATTAAAGAAATTTAGAAAATGTGTAAGCACAAAAATTTGAAGAAtcattctgagttgttcaaagaaAACGAGCGAAAATGTGCTGTTATATTTTACTGAAAGTTTTGTACCCAgaatttatacattaaaaagATTAAACACACATTGGACTGGTTATTTTTCTGCTGCTTTACCTGAAAACCACGTCATCTCCATGCTGAGCACAAGACAGAACACAGTTTCCCACACAGATTGTACTTTTGCTACACTTGTTGGTGTACCTCAAAGGTAATGGCTTTGAGGATTCTTGGAAACTTTAACTTCTTTATGTCCTTCCAACTTTCTCAGCACAACAAAATCTCAAAGTCTTCATCTATAGTGAGACGTGAGAAGTCCTTGGATCTGTAGTAGGTTTTAGGATCAGTCAGAGTCTGTTAATAGGTGACTGGTGCAGCACTAATGACCTTCAGGTCTGTAGCTCTTCCAAAACTCAGATGCTGAAGGCTTTTCTTTCCCATCTCTCCATGACTGCTGCCTACTTACCCATGACCTATTGGAAAGTATGTGACCTTGAGCATtatatgcattgtttttatgagtCAAGGACTATTTTTGTACTTTATGCATCAGGGTATTTCTAAGAACTGAATCATTAAACAACGTGCAGTAACAGTGTGAGTCCGGAGCATATAAATGGTTAACCTGCTGTAGAGTATTATTAGTCTGGATATGTTTTGGGATTCGTGAATCATTAACTCAAGCCCACACAGACTTTAAAGAGACGTGTACACTCAGCAGCAGATTTATTCTGGTACTTTTATGTTGTCTGTGCTGTATGTACAAACAGCTGGACCTTTGGTGTTGATCATTTGTGTTTGGCTTTAAAGGAAACTGAATTCAGGTTTTTAGTTATTGTACGAATGGTGTATTTAACTTCTAATGCtttgaatgatttctgtttTCTATACTGGCTATAATTTATATACACTAAGCGTTCAAAAATTTGAGATCagtaaaattttgttttaaagaattttTCATTCAGTAATTGttgtaaattgatcaaaagtgacagtaaagacatttacaatgttaaaaatttctgtttcaaataaatgctgttcttttgacctttctattcatcaaaaaatgctaaaaaaaaatttccacaaaaatattaagcagcacttttttaaaacaatgataaatgtttttttgagcaccacatcagcatattagaatgatttctgaaggatcatgtgacactgaatactggagtaatgatgctgaaaattcagctttgaccgcaggaattatattttcaaaaatatattaaaagtttaaaatttttaaattaatatttcacaatatttcttttttatcaaatgaatgcagactTGGAGAATTCTTTCTaaagaattttaaaaatcttaccgaccccaaccttttaaacaatattgtataatttattttaaaaaattattctcATCCCATATAAGACACTTAACATGGAGCAGAAACTTCTAGAAAAATGTTAAACCCTCATTATTTGGAATTTTAATAAGCAAATTTTCATTGGCATACAGAATCAGTTTTAAccttaaagggtcagttcacccaaaaaggaaaattctgtcatctttgaaactgaaattctgtcattctttttaatgaaatccgagagatttctgtcccttcatcgacagctacacaactgacactttgacgcttcaaaaagtccataaaaagactgtaaaactaatccatatgaattgagtggtttagtccaaattttctgtaGACAAGATCGCTTTATACgctgaacagattgaatttaagcttttattcacatgtaaacatacaTCAACTTACaaatcagttgtggtaaacggaaactcaagcatgtttgcttgacgtgtgcgagaaccaatgagattcattcttgtgcgttacgcagcacgtttgagcttccggaagaggtttgtccTCGCGTgtcaagcaggttcagttgaacttctgtttatgttcactgatcagtgtttatatgagaataaaagcctaaatttaatctgttcatcaaggtttggaacaacatgaggatgagtaaataatagaattttcatttcgggGTGAAAAACAAGCTTTTGGTATTTTGACTTTTGATCTGGACTTTGCTAAAACATCAGTCATTGAAAAGTTACAGGTTTCTGTTCTATATATccaataatattacaaaaaaaaaaaaaaaaacggaatgGTCACACTTTGAATAATCACAGTGTAGCAGAAACCTGCCAAACTATATAAAAGTCTCTTTCTTTTGAGTCTGTTTCTTTTCGGCCAATTTTTGACAATAGGTCTGGGGCTGAGCAACATAATTGAGGGCTCTCTGAACTCCACAGATACACAAATCATATGACTCACTCTTGCTCGTCAATCAAACCATATACGATTATGTGAGTTCTCTTTTAACCTAAACACATGTCATAGTATGGCCTCTTgtacttttaaaagaaaaacatgaaaataagacCTTTAaacatcaaagaacaaaagcatcaaataaataaaaaaagaaaatctttatAAAGGTTGTACTGCTGTACAAAATATTGACAATAAATGTgaaggcacaaaaaaaaaaaaaaaaaaaaaaaaaaaaagatgggtGGATGAAACCAACTCTTATCTTACAGTTCCCAGAAAACAGAACTGCAATTTCATAATACAAGCCATTTTATAGTATACCCAGGCAAGCATGGCTTATTTTCACCCTTAACTCATAAGTTTCATCAGAAAATAAAATGGTTCATAACATCTgtattttaatcatgttttaatattttatcatcaGGCCTTTGCAGAACTGTACAAACCTCACAATTCTTAACATCTGATCTCTTTGGATTTCAGCACAATATTGCAGTCATACACATACTTCAGGACACATCGTACTGTCCAGTGAGGGCTGAAAGGAGATATGATTTGATTATATACGAGGCCCTATGGCATTATTAGCCACAAGACAGAAACGTCAACAGATTGCATCGCAAGTCTTATGATCGAgcacattgtttttattttccccTGGTTCATGTGACAATTTAGTCCTCTGGTAAAGGCAGAAAGAATGGAATATAAACAG
It encodes the following:
- the rell1 gene encoding LOW QUALITY PROTEIN: RELT-like protein 1 (The sequence of the model RefSeq protein was modified relative to this genomic sequence to represent the inferred CDS: deleted 1 base in 1 codon), with product MADSATAATTTPSKGDGNPEYIAFILVPFFFLLGLLGVLICHILKRKGYRCTTESEEDEELEKEEDEEDKDPEKGDLNDTFSDSNADTVGQIVHYIMKNEANSDALKAMVQESIDSEGGPVTPTSPNTPTSPESPALPVLPPSTAKHTCNHLHTIGGVGGHKNICNRCNQKKWPLMRRSSSKKLDRRSYIGEITVLSVGRFRVTKCDPKAARDRRTLLITEPNGSVPASPATADPPERSTPPQSQEKGDTAK